A single region of the Rathayibacter rathayi genome encodes:
- a CDS encoding DUF4032 domain-containing protein: protein MSGSLNITSATIDPALLDLPWNLRLDDWPDEYIAALPKGISRHTVRFAHLSGHVVAVKETTAEMSRREYEMLKTLQRLDVPCVEPGAVITNRTDDEGDALPAVLVTRHLKFSLPYRALFSQTLRPDTATRLVDALALLLVRLHVIGFFWGDVSLSNTLFRRDAGAFAAYLVDAETGQLYSGGLSNGQRENDLEIARVNIAGELLDLEAGGRIDDDLDPITVSDGIVAAYRSLWEELTGAESFATSERWRINDRVNRLNDLGFDIEELAIKTDEAGSTVRIQPKVVDAGHHQRRLLRLTGLDAQENQARRLLNDLDSYTATYDKQDLDEEMVAHEWLAQVFEPVIRSIPRDLKGRLEPAEMFHQLLEHRWFMSQQQARDVPLAEAVTAYVNDILRHRRDEATVIAPPTEALTLPNLVLDSAGDAELTDEDADVDWTKNV from the coding sequence ATGTCCGGCTCCCTGAACATCACCTCGGCCACCATCGACCCTGCCCTACTCGATCTGCCGTGGAACCTGCGGCTCGACGACTGGCCCGACGAGTACATCGCGGCTCTGCCCAAGGGCATCTCGCGGCACACCGTCCGTTTCGCTCACCTCTCCGGGCATGTCGTCGCCGTGAAAGAGACGACCGCCGAGATGTCGCGCCGCGAGTACGAGATGCTCAAGACCCTGCAGCGCCTCGACGTGCCGTGCGTCGAGCCCGGCGCGGTGATCACGAACCGCACGGACGACGAGGGTGACGCCCTGCCCGCGGTGCTGGTCACCCGGCACCTCAAGTTCTCGCTCCCGTATCGGGCGCTCTTCTCACAGACGCTGCGCCCCGACACCGCGACCCGGCTCGTGGACGCACTGGCGCTGCTCCTGGTGCGCCTGCATGTGATCGGCTTCTTCTGGGGCGACGTCTCGCTCTCGAACACCCTGTTCCGGAGGGACGCGGGCGCGTTCGCGGCGTACCTGGTGGACGCGGAGACCGGTCAGCTCTACTCGGGCGGCCTCTCGAACGGTCAGCGCGAGAACGATCTCGAGATTGCGCGGGTCAATATCGCAGGCGAGCTGCTCGACCTCGAAGCGGGCGGGCGCATCGACGACGACCTCGATCCGATCACCGTGTCCGACGGCATCGTCGCGGCGTACCGGAGCCTGTGGGAGGAACTGACGGGTGCCGAGTCGTTCGCGACCTCGGAGCGCTGGCGGATCAACGACCGCGTGAACCGGCTGAACGATCTCGGCTTTGACATCGAGGAACTGGCGATTAAGACCGACGAGGCCGGCTCGACGGTGCGGATTCAGCCGAAGGTCGTCGATGCGGGCCACCATCAGCGGCGGTTGCTCCGCCTCACCGGGCTGGATGCGCAGGAGAACCAGGCGCGACGACTCCTGAACGACCTCGATTCGTACACGGCGACATACGACAAGCAGGATCTGGACGAGGAGATGGTGGCGCACGAGTGGCTGGCGCAGGTGTTCGAGCCGGTCATCCGCTCAATTCCGCGGGATCTGAAGGGGCGGCTGGAGCCGGCCGAAATGTTCCACCAGCTGCTCGAGCACCGCTGGTTCATGTCACAGCAGCAGGCGCGCGATGTCCCGCTGGCGGAGGCGGTCACCGCCTACGTGAACGACATCCTGCGCCACCGCCGCGACGAGGCGACCGTCATCGCGCCTCCCACCGAGGCGTTGACGCTGCCAAATCTCGTCCTCGACTCCGCCGGTGATGCCGAGCTCACCGACGAGGACGCCGATGTCGACTGGACCAAGAACGTCTGA
- a CDS encoding ABC transporter ATP-binding protein, protein MASVTFDHASRVYPGATRASVDKLNLEVGDGEFLVLVGPSGCGKSTSLRMLAGLEEVNEGRILIGDRNVTDVPPKDRDIAMVFQNYALYPHMSVAENMGFALKIAGVAKDERAARVLEAAKMLDLEPYLNRKPKALSGGQRQRVAMGRAIVRKPQVFLMDEPLSNLDAKLRVSTRTQIGTLQRRLGITTVYVTHDQTEALTMGDRIAVLKDGVLQQVGSPRDLYENPNNVFVAGFIGSPAMNLFHADVTDGGVKFGDTVLPIAREALAKTSQKVVTLGVRPEDVTVSTQAGGLPIEVDLIEELGSDGYLYGHTEVEGRRTDIVARVDGRVHPTAGDRVYVTANHRVHIFDAESGERLS, encoded by the coding sequence ATGGCGTCCGTAACGTTCGACCACGCGTCCCGCGTCTACCCCGGGGCCACCCGCGCCTCGGTCGACAAGCTCAACCTCGAAGTGGGTGACGGCGAGTTCCTCGTTCTCGTCGGCCCTTCCGGCTGCGGCAAGTCCACCTCTCTCCGCATGCTCGCGGGCCTCGAAGAAGTCAACGAGGGCCGCATCCTGATCGGCGACCGCAACGTCACGGACGTGCCGCCGAAGGACCGCGACATCGCGATGGTGTTCCAGAACTACGCGCTGTACCCGCACATGTCGGTCGCCGAGAACATGGGGTTCGCGCTCAAGATCGCGGGAGTCGCGAAGGACGAGCGCGCCGCGCGGGTCCTCGAGGCCGCGAAGATGCTCGACCTCGAGCCCTACCTCAACCGCAAGCCGAAGGCCCTCTCGGGTGGCCAGCGCCAGCGCGTCGCGATGGGCCGCGCCATCGTCCGCAAGCCCCAGGTCTTCCTCATGGACGAGCCGCTGTCGAACCTCGACGCCAAGCTCCGTGTCTCCACTCGCACCCAGATCGGCACCCTGCAGCGCCGCCTGGGCATCACCACGGTCTACGTCACCCACGACCAGACCGAGGCACTCACGATGGGCGACCGTATCGCGGTCCTCAAGGACGGCGTCCTCCAGCAGGTCGGTTCGCCCCGCGACCTCTATGAGAACCCGAACAACGTCTTCGTGGCCGGCTTCATCGGCTCGCCCGCAATGAACCTGTTCCACGCGGACGTCACCGACGGAGGCGTCAAGTTCGGCGACACCGTCTTGCCGATCGCCCGCGAGGCGCTCGCCAAGACGAGTCAGAAGGTCGTCACGCTCGGCGTGCGCCCCGAGGACGTCACCGTCTCAACTCAGGCCGGCGGCCTCCCCATCGAGGTCGACCTCATCGAGGAGCTCGGCTCGGACGGCTACCTCTACGGCCACACCGAGGTCGAGGGACGCCGCACCGACATCGTCGCGCGAGTCGACGGTCGCGTGCACCCCACCGCGGGTGATCGCGTTTACGTGACCGCGAACCACCGCGTGCACATCTTCGACGCGGAGTCGGGCGAGCGCCTCTCCTGA
- a CDS encoding DsbA family protein: MTTGGANDRLSKNVRREAAREKARRLREQQKRRDRVSRFALQGGLAVVVIAIVAIVVFAVTSSIRPAGPGPANMASDGVVIGENMVAQTSPPVAADATPTPSVSDTSTGTVDIRVYLDYLCPYCGQFEMTNGDQIKEWVTSGAATVEIHPIAILTTRSNGTKYSERSANAAACVADSSPNSFFGFNSLLFANQPKEGTDGLSNAQLKDYAAQAGVEDAASVNSCIDDQSFVSWVRSATERATAGPLPGTDIPAVTATPMVLVNGKAYSGSLSDPDAFSSFVLSAAADSYSSATPGPSSDSPAPSETPASGETPASGEDPVSTEAPASPESTPPAAG; encoded by the coding sequence ATGACCACCGGCGGAGCCAACGACCGTCTTTCGAAGAACGTGCGACGAGAGGCCGCCCGAGAGAAGGCGCGTCGCCTGCGCGAGCAGCAGAAGCGCCGCGATCGTGTGAGCCGCTTCGCCCTGCAGGGGGGCCTCGCGGTCGTCGTCATCGCGATCGTCGCGATCGTCGTGTTTGCTGTGACGTCCAGCATCCGTCCCGCAGGACCTGGCCCGGCGAACATGGCCAGCGACGGCGTGGTCATCGGCGAGAACATGGTCGCCCAGACGAGCCCGCCCGTCGCGGCCGACGCAACGCCGACGCCGAGTGTCTCCGACACCTCCACCGGCACCGTCGACATCCGCGTCTACCTCGACTACCTCTGCCCTTACTGCGGTCAGTTCGAGATGACCAACGGCGACCAGATCAAGGAGTGGGTGACCAGCGGAGCGGCCACGGTCGAGATCCACCCGATCGCCATCCTCACCACCCGCTCCAATGGCACCAAGTACTCTGAGCGCTCGGCGAATGCGGCGGCCTGTGTCGCCGACAGCTCGCCGAACTCCTTCTTCGGCTTCAATTCGCTGCTGTTCGCCAATCAGCCGAAGGAAGGGACCGACGGACTCTCCAACGCTCAGCTGAAGGACTACGCGGCGCAGGCTGGAGTGGAGGACGCGGCGAGCGTGAACAGCTGCATCGACGACCAGAGCTTCGTGAGCTGGGTCCGTTCCGCGACCGAGCGCGCCACCGCCGGTCCCTTGCCCGGAACCGACATTCCCGCCGTCACCGCCACTCCGATGGTGCTCGTTAACGGCAAGGCCTACTCCGGCTCGCTGTCCGATCCGGACGCGTTCAGCTCGTTCGTGCTGTCGGCCGCTGCCGACTCCTACTCGTCGGCGACGCCTGGCCCGTCCTCCGACAGCCCCGCGCCGAGCGAGACTCCTGCGTCCGGCGAGACTCCTGCGTCCGGCGAGGATCCGGTGTCGACGGAGGCGCCCGCGTCCCCCGAGTCGACCCCGCCCGCCGCGGGCTGA
- a CDS encoding nitroreductase family protein, with translation MSSSPVLEAVLARRSRSKVTPEAPGHDEIAAFVSAASRLADHSSLRPWRVIEIRGAARDRVGRSFAVASGAKKDARHYIEKTHRASLLLAIVVSVKKSKVPAWEQEAVASGVAHLLSLLLDEAGWGVFWRTGSYTRATAVRKAHRLEKGEELLGWLYVGRPDGKIGGPKRPTSAERHLSVLEP, from the coding sequence ATGTCCTCCTCCCCCGTGCTCGAGGCCGTCCTCGCGCGTCGATCACGCTCGAAGGTGACGCCGGAGGCTCCGGGGCACGACGAGATCGCGGCGTTCGTTTCGGCGGCGTCACGCCTCGCCGACCACAGTTCGCTGCGACCCTGGCGGGTCATCGAGATCCGGGGTGCCGCTCGCGACCGGGTTGGCCGTAGCTTCGCTGTCGCCTCGGGAGCGAAGAAGGACGCGCGTCACTACATCGAGAAGACCCACCGTGCCTCCCTGCTTCTGGCCATTGTGGTCAGCGTTAAGAAGTCGAAGGTGCCGGCGTGGGAGCAGGAGGCCGTCGCCTCCGGCGTCGCTCACCTCCTGAGCCTGCTGCTGGACGAAGCGGGCTGGGGCGTCTTCTGGCGCACCGGCTCGTACACCCGCGCCACAGCCGTGCGGAAGGCGCACCGCCTGGAGAAGGGCGAGGAGCTGCTCGGCTGGCTCTACGTCGGCCGGCCCGACGGCAAGATCGGCGGACCCAAGCGCCCCACTTCCGCCGAGCGGCACCTCAGCGTCCTCGAACCCTGA
- the msrB gene encoding peptide-methionine (R)-S-oxide reductase MsrB, which translates to MSSYSVNKTDAEWRDELDREQYAVLREAATERPWTGELLDEHRSGLYTCAACDAELFKSGTKFDSGCGWPSFYESVNPDAVQLIEDSTLGMVRTEVRCANCGSHLGHVFPDGFGTPTGDRYCMNSIALNFQAEGE; encoded by the coding sequence ATGTCGTCGTATTCCGTGAACAAGACCGACGCCGAGTGGCGCGACGAGCTCGACCGCGAGCAGTACGCGGTCCTGCGCGAAGCGGCCACCGAGCGCCCCTGGACCGGCGAGCTGCTCGACGAGCACCGTTCCGGTCTTTACACCTGCGCCGCGTGTGATGCCGAGCTTTTCAAGAGCGGCACCAAGTTCGACTCCGGCTGCGGCTGGCCGAGCTTCTACGAGTCGGTGAACCCCGACGCGGTCCAGCTGATCGAGGACAGCACCCTCGGCATGGTCCGCACGGAGGTCCGGTGCGCGAACTGCGGCTCCCACCTGGGCCATGTGTTCCCCGACGGATTCGGCACGCCCACCGGCGACCGCTACTGCATGAACTCGATCGCCCTGAACTTCCAGGCCGAGGGCGAGTGA
- a CDS encoding DUF3263 domain-containing protein encodes MSRTTDSDPGTGLAERDLRVLAFEREWTTRSGDKDDAIRSQFGLSAARYYQVLSAVLASPAALAHDPMLVTRLQRIRDQRTGARAARRLGRLE; translated from the coding sequence ATGAGCAGGACGACGGATTCGGATCCAGGCACCGGTCTGGCCGAGCGCGACCTCCGGGTGCTCGCATTCGAGCGTGAGTGGACGACCCGATCAGGCGATAAGGACGACGCTATCCGCTCCCAGTTCGGCCTTTCGGCCGCCCGCTACTATCAGGTGCTCAGCGCAGTGCTCGCCTCTCCGGCCGCTCTTGCGCACGACCCGATGCTCGTCACCCGGCTGCAGCGCATCCGCGACCAGCGCACCGGCGCCCGCGCCGCGCGACGCCTCGGGCGCCTCGAGTAG
- a CDS encoding LytR C-terminal domain-containing protein: MSNTKPRDRFDEIPATETRVGAHRRPPAPHARAVALAWAALATGVIVLLGFIGLLVIDDRVQFTDVFTPPSASAEATPTVAATIAPDLPVAVLNGTVAVGLAAGAGKALTSAGWRVSNIANANTEDFKTTTVYYTDPALEGASRGIVDSLGTGTVLLSQDFAETGAVVVVLGADFAAAQG; encoded by the coding sequence ATGTCGAACACCAAACCGCGCGACCGCTTCGACGAGATCCCGGCGACGGAGACGCGCGTCGGCGCTCATCGTCGCCCGCCGGCCCCGCACGCGCGAGCCGTCGCCCTCGCCTGGGCGGCTCTCGCGACCGGTGTGATCGTGCTCCTGGGATTCATCGGGCTGCTGGTCATTGACGACCGGGTGCAGTTCACCGATGTCTTCACCCCTCCGAGCGCGTCCGCCGAGGCCACCCCGACCGTGGCAGCCACCATCGCCCCCGACCTCCCCGTCGCTGTTCTGAACGGTACGGTCGCCGTCGGGCTCGCGGCCGGCGCCGGAAAGGCTCTGACGTCTGCGGGCTGGAGGGTCTCGAACATCGCGAATGCGAACACCGAGGACTTCAAGACGACGACGGTCTACTACACCGATCCCGCCCTCGAGGGAGCGTCCCGCGGGATCGTCGACTCGCTGGGCACAGGTACCGTCCTGCTCTCGCAGGACTTCGCTGAGACAGGCGCCGTCGTCGTGGTGCTCGGGGCCGATTTCGCCGCCGCACAGGGCTGA
- a CDS encoding cold-shock protein — protein sequence MANGTVKWFNAEKGYGFITVDGGGQDVFVHYSAIDMSGYKVLEEGQQVAFEVGTGSKGPQAESVRPV from the coding sequence ATGGCGAACGGAACCGTCAAGTGGTTCAACGCTGAAAAGGGCTACGGCTTTATCACAGTCGACGGCGGCGGACAGGACGTCTTCGTCCACTACTCCGCGATCGACATGTCGGGATACAAGGTCCTTGAGGAGGGTCAGCAGGTCGCCTTCGAGGTCGGCACCGGGTCGAAGGGCCCGCAGGCCGAGTCGGTCCGCCCGGTCTAA
- the groL gene encoding chaperonin GroEL (60 kDa chaperone family; promotes refolding of misfolded polypeptides especially under stressful conditions; forms two stacked rings of heptamers to form a barrel-shaped 14mer; ends can be capped by GroES; misfolded proteins enter the barrel where they are refolded when GroES binds), which produces MAKIIAFDEEARRGLERGLNTLADAVKVTLGPRGRNVVLEKKWGAPTITNDGVSIAKEIELDEPYEKIGAELVKEVAKKTDDVAGDGTTTATVLAQALVREGLRNVAAGADPISLKKGIEKAVKAVTAELITGAKAIETKEEIAATASISAADPEIGAIIAEAIDKVGKEGVVTVEESNTFGTELELTEGMRFDKGYLSQYFVTDPDRQEAVFEDPYILIVNSKVSNIKDLLPVVDKVIQAGKQLLIIAEDVDGEALATLVVNKIRGIFKSVAVKAPGFGDRRKAQLQDIAILTGGQVISEEVGLKLENVTLDLLGSARKVVITKDETTIVEGAGDAEAIAGRVAQIRGEIENTDSDYDREKLQERLAKLAGGVAVIKAGAATEVELKERKHRIEDAVRNAKAAVEEGIVAGGGVALIQAGKLAFEKLELVGDEATGANIVRVAIDAPLKQIALNAGLEPGVVAAKVRELQTGWGLNAATGEYVDLIAAGIIDPVKVTRSALQNAASIAGLFLTTEAVVADKPEKNPVAAGGDPTGGMDF; this is translated from the coding sequence ATGGCCAAGATCATTGCTTTTGACGAAGAAGCCCGCCGCGGCCTCGAGCGTGGACTCAACACTCTGGCCGACGCGGTCAAGGTGACCCTCGGCCCACGCGGCCGCAACGTCGTCCTCGAGAAAAAGTGGGGCGCTCCCACCATCACGAACGACGGCGTCTCCATCGCCAAGGAGATCGAGCTCGACGAGCCGTACGAGAAGATCGGCGCAGAGCTCGTCAAGGAGGTCGCCAAGAAGACTGACGACGTCGCCGGCGACGGAACCACCACCGCGACGGTCCTCGCCCAGGCGCTCGTGCGCGAGGGCCTGCGCAACGTCGCTGCCGGTGCCGACCCGATCAGCCTCAAGAAGGGCATCGAGAAGGCCGTCAAGGCCGTCACTGCCGAACTCATCACCGGCGCGAAGGCCATCGAGACCAAGGAGGAGATCGCGGCAACCGCCTCCATCTCCGCCGCGGACCCCGAGATCGGCGCGATCATCGCCGAGGCGATCGACAAGGTCGGTAAGGAGGGTGTCGTCACCGTCGAGGAGTCGAACACCTTCGGTACCGAGCTTGAGCTGACCGAGGGCATGCGCTTCGACAAGGGCTACCTGTCGCAGTACTTCGTGACCGACCCCGACCGCCAGGAGGCGGTGTTCGAGGACCCCTACATCCTCATCGTCAACTCCAAGGTCTCGAACATCAAGGACCTCCTTCCCGTCGTCGACAAGGTGATCCAGGCGGGCAAGCAGCTGCTGATCATCGCCGAGGACGTCGACGGTGAGGCGCTGGCGACCCTGGTCGTCAACAAGATTCGCGGCATTTTCAAGTCGGTCGCCGTCAAGGCCCCGGGCTTCGGCGACCGCCGCAAGGCGCAGCTCCAGGACATCGCGATCCTCACCGGTGGCCAGGTCATCTCCGAGGAGGTCGGCCTCAAGCTCGAGAACGTCACCCTCGACCTGCTCGGTTCGGCCCGCAAGGTCGTCATCACTAAGGACGAGACCACGATCGTCGAGGGTGCCGGCGACGCCGAGGCCATCGCCGGTCGTGTTGCGCAGATCCGCGGCGAGATCGAGAACACCGACAGCGACTACGACCGCGAGAAGCTCCAGGAGCGCCTTGCGAAGCTCGCCGGTGGTGTTGCGGTCATCAAGGCCGGAGCGGCGACCGAGGTCGAGCTTAAGGAGCGCAAGCACCGCATCGAGGACGCCGTCCGCAACGCGAAGGCTGCCGTCGAAGAGGGCATCGTCGCCGGTGGTGGCGTCGCGCTCATCCAGGCCGGCAAGCTCGCTTTCGAGAAGCTCGAGCTGGTCGGAGACGAGGCGACCGGTGCGAACATCGTGCGCGTCGCCATCGACGCTCCGCTCAAGCAGATCGCGCTCAACGCCGGTCTCGAGCCGGGCGTCGTCGCCGCCAAGGTCCGCGAGCTGCAGACCGGTTGGGGCCTCAACGCCGCGACCGGCGAGTACGTCGACCTGATCGCCGCCGGCATCATCGACCCGGTCAAGGTCACGCGCTCCGCTCTGCAGAACGCGGCGTCCATCGCCGGCCTCTTCCTCACCACGGAGGCCGTCGTCGCCGACAAGCCGGAGAAGAACCCGGTCGCCGCGGGCGGCGACCCCACCGGCGGCATGGACTTCTGA
- a CDS encoding sensor histidine kinase has translation MHQGLAERWNSISLRTKITAVTVLLLTLGLLVSGVGTMTMLKPQLVAQLDAQLADQVQRTASELSVRDLAAIDDSKADFGAVYDQYGALNNTNASSAADPAFPETFTLEQALQGGDKPMEIWSSNGKVEYHVMSTVFTRGAEYQTLLLAVSTRSVDNIMTIYLTIFLGFGVAIVVIGALLTRLLVTTTFAPLREVEQTAAAIADGDFSQRLDGTTPNTEVGRLNRSLNAMLGRIDSAFRDRARTIDQMRRFVGDASHELRTPLVSVRGYAELYRMGALQTPEAVGQAMERIEKEAIRMGGLVEDLLELARLDETKPLALAPVDLMPLARDAAMDAMASWPDRNFGVETRDDTPAETPALESVEAGASAAQTMELTNPGLTGPIAAAGARLARFRRRPRRVNAEEIAAGIAAPPEEPGVPAMVMAEENKIRQVLTNLIGNAVRYTPEDTPIEIGVAVDRSRRLALLEVIDHGEGIPPQIREKIFQRFWRADTSRARETGGSGLGLAIVSSIVAAHKGRVDVVETPGGGATFRVALPLLTVGQNGETSPASV, from the coding sequence ATGCACCAGGGTCTGGCCGAGCGGTGGAACTCTATCTCCCTGCGGACGAAGATCACTGCCGTCACTGTCCTCCTGCTGACACTGGGGCTTCTCGTCTCCGGCGTCGGCACGATGACAATGCTCAAGCCCCAACTCGTCGCACAACTCGACGCGCAGCTGGCCGACCAGGTGCAGAGGACCGCGAGCGAACTCTCTGTCCGCGACCTCGCCGCGATCGACGACTCCAAGGCCGATTTCGGCGCCGTGTACGACCAGTACGGCGCTCTGAACAACACGAATGCTTCCAGCGCCGCCGACCCCGCCTTCCCGGAGACGTTCACGCTCGAGCAGGCCCTTCAAGGCGGCGACAAGCCGATGGAGATCTGGAGTTCCAACGGCAAGGTCGAATACCACGTCATGTCCACGGTATTCACGAGGGGCGCCGAGTACCAGACGCTCCTGTTGGCCGTCTCGACTCGAAGCGTCGACAACATCATGACGATCTACCTCACGATCTTCCTCGGCTTCGGAGTAGCCATCGTCGTGATCGGCGCTCTCCTCACGCGCCTCCTCGTGACAACCACCTTCGCCCCGCTCCGCGAGGTCGAGCAGACGGCGGCCGCCATTGCCGACGGCGATTTCAGCCAGCGCCTGGACGGCACGACGCCCAATACCGAGGTCGGGCGCCTCAACCGCTCTCTTAATGCCATGCTCGGGCGGATCGACTCAGCCTTCCGCGATCGCGCCCGCACCATCGACCAGATGCGTCGCTTCGTCGGCGACGCGAGCCACGAGCTGCGGACTCCTCTCGTGTCGGTCCGCGGCTACGCCGAGCTGTACCGCATGGGCGCGCTGCAGACCCCCGAGGCCGTCGGCCAGGCGATGGAGCGGATCGAGAAGGAGGCGATCCGCATGGGCGGCCTCGTCGAGGACCTGCTCGAGCTCGCCCGCCTCGACGAGACGAAGCCGCTCGCGCTCGCTCCGGTCGATTTGATGCCCCTCGCGCGCGATGCAGCGATGGATGCGATGGCCTCGTGGCCCGATCGCAACTTCGGCGTCGAGACTCGCGATGACACCCCGGCCGAGACCCCTGCACTCGAGTCCGTCGAGGCCGGTGCCTCCGCCGCACAGACGATGGAGCTGACGAACCCGGGCCTCACCGGACCGATCGCGGCGGCCGGAGCGCGGCTCGCGCGCTTCCGTCGTCGCCCGCGCCGGGTCAACGCCGAGGAGATCGCCGCCGGCATCGCAGCACCCCCCGAAGAGCCGGGTGTTCCCGCGATGGTGATGGCCGAGGAGAACAAGATCCGCCAGGTCCTCACCAACCTGATCGGCAACGCGGTCCGTTACACGCCCGAGGACACTCCGATCGAGATCGGCGTCGCAGTCGACCGCTCACGGCGCCTCGCGCTCCTCGAGGTGATCGACCACGGCGAGGGCATCCCGCCGCAGATCCGCGAGAAGATCTTCCAGCGCTTCTGGCGCGCGGACACCTCACGGGCCCGGGAGACCGGCGGCAGCGGCCTGGGCCTGGCCATCGTGTCGTCGATCGTGGCCGCGCACAAGGGCCGCGTCGACGTCGTCGAGACGCCGGGCGGAGGCGCGACCTTCCGCGTGGCCCTGCCGCTGCTGACGGTCGGTCAGAACGGCGAGACCTCTCCCGCCTCCGTCTGA
- a CDS encoding response regulator transcription factor, with protein MDGPRILIVDDEPNIRDLLTTSLRFAGFAVRAVGNGAQAISAVLEEEPDLIILDVMLPDMNGFGVTKRLRSAGYTSPILFLTAKDDTEDKITGLTVGGDDYVTKPFSLDEIVARIKAILRRTMHAEEDAVIRAGELTMDQDTHEVLVGDEPVELSPTEFKLLRYLMLNPNRVLSKAQILDHVWEYDFNGDAGIVESYISYLRRKLDTHSEESLIQTKRGFGYMLKVAKA; from the coding sequence ATGGACGGACCTCGCATTCTCATCGTCGACGACGAGCCCAACATCAGAGACCTGCTCACCACGAGCCTTCGCTTCGCAGGTTTTGCCGTGCGCGCGGTCGGCAATGGCGCCCAGGCGATCTCCGCGGTCCTCGAGGAGGAGCCGGACCTGATCATTCTCGACGTCATGCTCCCCGACATGAACGGCTTCGGCGTGACCAAGCGCCTCCGTTCGGCCGGGTACACCTCCCCCATCCTCTTCCTCACGGCGAAGGACGACACCGAGGACAAGATCACGGGCCTCACTGTGGGCGGTGACGACTACGTCACGAAGCCATTCAGCCTGGACGAGATCGTCGCGCGGATCAAGGCGATCCTCCGCCGCACCATGCACGCTGAAGAGGACGCGGTCATCCGCGCCGGTGAGCTGACGATGGATCAGGACACCCATGAGGTCCTCGTCGGCGACGAGCCGGTCGAGCTCAGCCCCACTGAGTTCAAGCTGCTGCGCTACCTGATGCTCAACCCCAACCGAGTGCTCAGTAAGGCGCAGATCCTCGACCATGTCTGGGAATACGACTTCAACGGCGATGCGGGCATTGTCGAGTCCTACATCTCCTACCTTCGACGTAAGCTCGATACGCATTCGGAGGAATCGCTCATCCAGACCAAGCGAGGATTCGGATACATGCTGAAGGTCGCGAAGGCTTAG
- a CDS encoding cold-shock protein, whose amino-acid sequence MPTGKVKFYDEEKGFGFISTDEGQEVFLHASALPAGTAVKAGARLEFGIADGKRGPQALSARVVDAPPSLVKLNRKSADDMSVIVEDTVKLLDGIGAGLKRGRYPDKAHGRTIAALLRRVADELDA is encoded by the coding sequence ATGCCTACCGGCAAGGTCAAGTTCTACGACGAGGAGAAGGGCTTCGGCTTCATCAGCACCGATGAGGGCCAGGAGGTCTTCCTGCATGCGTCCGCGCTGCCCGCCGGAACCGCGGTGAAGGCCGGTGCCCGACTCGAGTTCGGCATCGCCGACGGGAAGCGGGGACCGCAGGCGCTCTCGGCGCGCGTCGTCGACGCCCCGCCGAGCCTGGTGAAGCTCAACCGCAAGTCCGCGGACGACATGTCCGTGATCGTGGAGGACACGGTCAAGTTGCTTGACGGGATCGGCGCCGGCCTCAAGCGCGGCCGCTATCCCGACAAGGCGCACGGACGAACGATCGCGGCGCTTCTGCGCCGAGTTGCGGATGAGCTGGATGCCTGA